One stretch of Mycolicibacterium fallax DNA includes these proteins:
- a CDS encoding exodeoxyribonuclease VII small subunit → MSTDDATPISELGYEQCRDELIDVVAVLERGGLTLDESLRLWERGEQLAKRCEEQLAGARQRVEDTLAAAARAEDADRN, encoded by the coding sequence ATGAGCACTGACGATGCGACGCCCATTAGTGAACTCGGCTACGAGCAGTGCCGCGACGAGCTGATCGACGTGGTGGCCGTGCTGGAGCGCGGCGGGCTGACCCTCGATGAGTCGCTGCGACTCTGGGAAAGAGGCGAACAGCTGGCCAAACGCTGCGAGGAGCAGCTGGCCGGGGCGCGGCAGCGGGTGGAGGACACGCTGGCGGCCGCGGCCCGAGCCGAGGACGCCGACCGAAACTGA
- a CDS encoding 3-beta-hydroxysteroid dehydrogenase yields MGDPALTTDLGHVLVTGGSGFLGANLVRELLATGHRVRSTDRVPSPLPDQDNLETVLGDITDPEAVAKAVEGIDTIFHTAAIIELMGGASVTPEYRERNFAVNVGGTQNLVRAAQDAGVQRFVYTASNSVVMGGQPISGGDETLPYTDRFNDLYTETKVAAERYVLAQNGVEGMLTCSIRPSGIWGRGDQTMFRKLFESVIAGHVKVLIGGADAKLDNSYVHNLAHGFILAGRHLVPGGTAPGQAYFINDGEPINMFDFARPVIESCGRSWPKLRVPGAPLHKIVTFWQKLHFKFGIMAPPLEPTAIERLYLDNYFSTEKARRDLGYEPVYTTVDATEHCLDYYVSMFHEMEHAAKK; encoded by the coding sequence ATGGGTGACCCCGCACTGACCACCGACCTCGGCCACGTCCTGGTGACTGGCGGCTCCGGCTTCCTCGGCGCCAACCTCGTCCGCGAGCTGCTCGCCACCGGCCATCGGGTCCGGTCGACCGATCGCGTGCCCTCGCCGCTGCCCGACCAGGACAATCTGGAGACGGTCCTCGGCGACATCACCGACCCGGAAGCCGTCGCCAAGGCCGTCGAGGGCATCGACACCATCTTCCACACCGCGGCGATCATCGAGCTGATGGGCGGCGCGTCGGTCACCCCCGAGTACCGCGAGCGCAACTTCGCCGTCAACGTCGGCGGCACCCAGAACCTGGTGCGCGCCGCCCAGGACGCCGGGGTGCAGCGCTTCGTCTACACCGCCTCCAACAGCGTGGTGATGGGCGGGCAGCCGATCTCCGGCGGCGACGAGACGCTGCCCTACACCGACCGCTTCAACGACCTCTACACCGAGACCAAGGTGGCCGCGGAGCGTTACGTGCTCGCCCAGAACGGCGTCGAGGGCATGCTGACCTGCTCGATCCGGCCCAGCGGGATCTGGGGCCGCGGCGATCAGACGATGTTCCGCAAGCTCTTCGAGAGCGTCATCGCCGGGCACGTCAAGGTGCTGATCGGCGGCGCCGACGCCAAGCTGGACAACTCCTACGTGCACAACCTGGCGCACGGCTTCATCCTGGCCGGCCGGCATCTGGTGCCCGGCGGCACCGCCCCCGGCCAGGCGTACTTCATCAACGACGGCGAGCCGATCAACATGTTCGACTTCGCCCGGCCGGTCATCGAGTCCTGCGGCCGCAGCTGGCCCAAGCTGCGGGTGCCCGGCGCGCCGCTCCACAAGATCGTCACATTCTGGCAGAAGCTGCACTTCAAGTTCGGCATCATGGCCCCGCCGCTGGAGCCGACCGCCATCGAGCGGCTCTACCTGGACAACTACTTCTCCACCGAGAAGGCCCGTCGTGACCTGGGCTACGAGCCGGTGTACACCACCGTCGACGCCACCGAGCACTGCCTGGACTACTACGTGTCGATGTTCCACGAGATGGAGCACGCCGCCAAGAAGTGA
- a CDS encoding NAD-dependent epimerase/dehydratase family protein codes for MTVLVTGAFGLVGSATVRQIAGEGRRVVATDLDVPANRAAAETMSGVEVRYADLTDPAAIERLVAEVKPTAIVHLAAIIAPFCYSRRALARKVNVDGTANLLAAAAKLADRPRFVHASSIAVYGPRNPHTVTGVLRADTPTVPGDLYGSQKLAAEELVRASELDWAILRLGGVISVNLSLNQPEEMLYFESVLPTDGRLQTVDVRDVASAFSAATVRDGAVGKTLLIGGDDATHRQLQGEVAERVAGAMGMSGGFSAGRPGNPDSDVDWFATDWMDTAEAQQILEFQQHSWPEMMAQIRADTGAKRVLFKLAGPIARAVLSRRSAYHRWPGQYADPWTAIRARLGDPKPD; via the coding sequence ATGACCGTTCTGGTGACGGGGGCCTTCGGACTGGTCGGATCCGCGACCGTTCGGCAGATCGCCGGTGAGGGCCGCCGGGTGGTCGCCACCGACCTGGACGTGCCGGCCAACCGTGCGGCGGCCGAGACCATGTCCGGCGTCGAGGTCCGCTACGCCGACCTGACCGACCCCGCCGCCATCGAGCGGCTGGTCGCCGAGGTCAAGCCGACCGCCATCGTGCACCTGGCGGCGATCATCGCCCCGTTCTGCTACTCCCGCCGCGCGCTGGCCCGCAAGGTCAACGTCGACGGCACCGCCAACCTGCTGGCCGCCGCCGCCAAGCTGGCCGACCGGCCGCGGTTCGTACACGCCTCCAGCATCGCGGTGTACGGCCCGCGCAACCCACACACCGTCACCGGGGTGCTGCGCGCGGACACCCCGACCGTCCCCGGCGACCTCTACGGCAGCCAGAAGCTGGCGGCCGAGGAACTGGTCCGGGCCAGCGAGCTGGACTGGGCGATCCTGCGGCTGGGCGGGGTGATCAGCGTCAACCTGAGCCTCAACCAGCCCGAGGAGATGCTGTATTTCGAGAGCGTGCTGCCCACCGACGGCCGGCTGCAGACCGTCGACGTGCGCGATGTCGCCTCGGCGTTCTCCGCGGCCACCGTCCGCGACGGCGCGGTCGGCAAGACCCTGCTGATCGGCGGCGACGACGCCACCCACCGCCAGCTGCAGGGCGAGGTGGCCGAGCGGGTGGCCGGCGCGATGGGCATGAGCGGCGGGTTCTCCGCGGGCCGGCCCGGCAACCCCGACAGTGACGTCGACTGGTTTGCCACCGACTGGATGGACACCGCCGAGGCGCAGCAGATCCTGGAGTTCCAGCAGCACTCCTGGCCGGAGATGATGGCCCAGATCCGCGCCGACACCGGCGCCAAGCGAGTGCTGTTCAAGCTGGCCGGCCCGATCGCGCGGGCGGTGCTGAGCCGTCGCTCCGCCTACCACCGCTGGCCCGGCCAGTACGCCGACCCGTGGACGGCGATCCGCGCGCGGCTGGGAGATCCGAAGCCGGACTGA